Proteins encoded by one window of Leptospira neocaledonica:
- a CDS encoding type II toxin-antitoxin system RelE/ParE family toxin — protein sequence MKFKVQLLEPAEDFLLKLENKLKAKAFRTIELLAEFGPELREPFSKKIQGYAGLFELRIKQGSNICRLFYFFEKGRVVIITSGFVKKDQKTDKDELTRAFKLMKTYKGDEHET from the coding sequence GTGAAGTTCAAAGTCCAACTTTTAGAGCCTGCTGAAGATTTCTTACTAAAGTTGGAAAATAAATTAAAGGCGAAAGCATTCAGAACTATTGAGTTATTAGCTGAATTTGGACCTGAACTTCGAGAGCCTTTTTCCAAAAAGATTCAAGGTTATGCAGGACTGTTTGAGCTAAGAATTAAACAAGGCTCTAATATTTGTAGATTATTCTACTTTTTTGAAAAGGGTAGAGTTGTTATAATAACTTCTGGCTTTGTGAAAAAAGATCAGAAGACGGATAAAGATGAATTAACTAGAGCTTTCAAATTGATGAAAACTTATAAAGGAGATGAGCATGAAACTTAA
- a CDS encoding helix-turn-helix domain-containing protein, with product MKLKTKDFDLLLNKELKNKDFKKEYDALTNEFTLAKEIIKLRKKRNLTQKDLAEKIGTSQPAIARIESGNYRNLSLSFINRLAKALDAEPVIHLKSKGA from the coding sequence ATGAAACTTAAAACTAAAGACTTTGATTTGCTTTTAAATAAAGAGCTGAAGAATAAAGATTTTAAGAAAGAATATGATGCTCTTACCAATGAGTTTACTCTTGCCAAAGAGATTATTAAACTTCGTAAAAAAAGAAATCTAACCCAGAAAGATTTGGCGGAAAAGATTGGGACATCTCAACCTGCAATTGCAAGAATTGAGTCTGGGAATTATAGGAATTTGTCACTTTCTTTCATCAATCGTCTAGCTAAAGCATTAGATGCAGAGCCTGTTATTCATCTAAAAAGTAAAGGCGCTTAG
- a CDS encoding DUF2191 domain-containing protein, with protein sequence MKVTAILPDDLIAEVQKYSGGKNITDSLQKALSEWLKQAKIRNLNTKLHKSPLSFQEGFSGENIRNLNRNR encoded by the coding sequence ATGAAAGTGACTGCGATATTGCCAGACGATTTAATTGCTGAGGTCCAAAAGTACTCTGGAGGTAAAAACATAACGGATTCTCTCCAGAAAGCGCTCTCAGAATGGTTAAAACAGGCCAAAATAAGGAATTTGAACACTAAGCTACATAAATCTCCACTTTCATTCCAGGAAGGCTTTTCCGGAGAAAATATCCGTAATCTGAATCGTAACAGATGA
- a CDS encoding PIN domain-containing protein, protein MILVDTSVWIEFFRGNEPYFSELKELIESSEVIVHEVVFGELLQGCKNKNEVSFILEYWENLNTLTSDSSFLSAGKLSFENKHIDKGIGLIDSVLINEVRSKKLQLWTLDKKILKVLDKKEIYSSKGKHVA, encoded by the coding sequence ATGATACTTGTAGATACGTCTGTTTGGATTGAATTCTTCCGGGGAAATGAACCTTATTTTAGTGAACTCAAAGAGTTAATAGAATCATCAGAAGTGATAGTTCATGAAGTTGTCTTTGGGGAATTACTCCAAGGCTGTAAAAATAAGAACGAAGTATCTTTTATCTTAGAATATTGGGAAAATTTAAACACCTTAACTTCAGATAGTAGTTTTTTATCTGCAGGTAAGCTTTCATTTGAAAACAAGCATATTGATAAAGGAATTGGATTAATTGATTCAGTTCTTATCAATGAAGTTAGAAGTAAGAAACTTCAACTTTGGACATTAGATAAAAAGATTCTCAAAGTATTAGATAAGAAAGAAATCTATTCAAGTAAGGGCAAGCACGTCGCCTAA